A section of the Thermotoga caldifontis AZM44c09 genome encodes:
- a CDS encoding RNA polymerase sigma factor, whose product MRDEELIEGLRRGDEKAFRILYREYAGKIGSIARSYLGSDDVDDVVQDVMLRIFKSIRKFKGDSKLSTWIYRITVNVCKDYLAKYKRRSEILTDFAEDEEHPTQHPVSEIDTEESVVGELEYERIVNALEKLSPEDRLLIKLRDVDGLSYEEISRIVSKPIGSVKSSLHYARKRLKKLLEEAHNE is encoded by the coding sequence ATGCGCGACGAAGAACTCATCGAGGGATTGAGACGCGGTGATGAGAAAGCCTTTAGGATTCTCTACAGAGAGTACGCGGGAAAGATCGGGTCCATAGCGAGATCTTACCTGGGTTCCGATGACGTCGACGATGTGGTACAGGATGTGATGTTGAGAATCTTTAAAAGTATAAGGAAGTTCAAGGGAGACTCAAAGCTTTCAACGTGGATATACAGGATAACCGTCAACGTGTGTAAGGATTATCTGGCGAAGTACAAAAGAAGGAGCGAAATTCTGACAGACTTTGCGGAAGACGAGGAACATCCGACCCAGCATCCTGTTTCAGAGATCGATACGGAAGAATCGGTTGTGGGCGAACTGGAGTACGAGAGGATCGTCAACGCGCTCGAGAAACTATCACCTGAAGATAGATTGCTCATCAAATTGCGTGACGTGGACGGTTTGAGTTACGAGGAAATAAGCAGGATCGTCTCAAAACCGATCGGAAGTGTCAAAAGCAGTCTACACTACGCGAGGAAGAGATTGAAGAAGTTGCTGGAGGAGGCTCACAATGAGTGA
- a CDS encoding radical SAM protein, which yields MRALIIDGYVDEPAALGVPPYVSHYVRYAAGILTMKNFSVDYLTIDQLRGFTDLEMLKGYELVLIVGGVAVPGKYVGGEPIKPFEVEKIFKSLPPSCLRLLAGPYARFQAVRGGTFATTKVLGADACLGPDLAVELYNFLFNAERQKNDWSLVRQASVLGAGVIKQHPRYPNIICEVELSRGCERRTHCSFCIEPVFYPKFTSRPVEDVVEEVAELYRQGCRAFRFGRSANVLAYCSERNAGRPVPEVFEELYQGVRSSCPELEVLHHDNANPMYIVQYEKECRRILETMVKYNTPADVLSFGVESFDVNVLRKNNIANEPEKILRAIEIVNEIGATRVDGVPKLLPGLNLLYGLIGETEQTYEENLKWLRKILERGLLVRRINIRQVIVEPGTPLWRYAQIKKLKGPDPRLYKVYKEIVRREIDVPMFRRVVPEGSVLRKVYPEYREGRITFARQLGTYPFLVGVVGKIENPVDVVIVDHGPRSLTALKYPVNLNTASHDELKHLPGIGEKRASRIILSRPIRSYEHLKEILEDELIFERLRRIGVVL from the coding sequence ATGCGCGCACTGATAATCGATGGTTACGTGGATGAACCTGCCGCACTGGGTGTGCCCCCATACGTTAGCCACTACGTTCGATACGCCGCAGGTATTTTAACGATGAAAAACTTTTCAGTTGACTATCTCACGATAGATCAACTGCGCGGTTTCACTGACCTTGAGATGTTGAAAGGTTACGAACTCGTTCTCATCGTTGGTGGCGTCGCTGTACCCGGAAAATACGTTGGTGGCGAGCCGATCAAGCCGTTCGAAGTCGAAAAGATCTTCAAAAGTTTGCCTCCTTCCTGTTTGCGTTTGCTGGCAGGACCTTACGCCCGCTTCCAAGCAGTCCGAGGCGGAACGTTCGCGACAACAAAGGTTCTGGGTGCCGATGCGTGTCTCGGACCAGACCTGGCGGTGGAACTGTACAATTTTCTGTTCAACGCTGAGCGACAGAAAAACGACTGGAGCCTGGTGAGGCAGGCGAGTGTGCTCGGCGCCGGTGTTATCAAGCAGCATCCGCGTTATCCTAACATCATCTGCGAGGTAGAGCTTTCCAGAGGTTGTGAGAGACGAACGCACTGCTCTTTCTGCATCGAACCCGTGTTCTATCCGAAGTTCACTTCCAGGCCTGTTGAAGATGTGGTCGAAGAAGTGGCAGAACTCTACAGGCAGGGCTGCAGGGCCTTCAGGTTCGGTCGATCGGCCAACGTTCTGGCGTACTGTTCTGAGAGGAATGCGGGCAGACCTGTTCCAGAGGTGTTCGAAGAGTTGTATCAAGGCGTAAGGAGCAGTTGTCCCGAACTGGAAGTCCTTCACCACGACAACGCGAACCCGATGTACATCGTACAGTACGAGAAAGAGTGCCGCAGAATACTTGAAACGATGGTCAAATACAACACACCTGCCGACGTGCTGTCTTTCGGTGTGGAGAGCTTCGACGTCAACGTGCTGAGAAAAAACAACATAGCGAACGAACCAGAAAAAATCCTGAGGGCGATCGAGATCGTCAACGAGATAGGTGCCACGAGGGTCGATGGCGTTCCGAAGCTGTTGCCCGGGCTGAATTTGCTCTACGGTTTGATCGGCGAAACAGAGCAGACTTACGAAGAGAACCTGAAATGGCTCAGAAAGATTCTCGAACGGGGGCTGCTCGTGAGGAGGATAAACATCAGGCAGGTGATCGTCGAACCCGGAACACCGCTGTGGCGTTACGCGCAGATCAAGAAGCTGAAGGGGCCCGATCCAAGGCTTTACAAAGTTTACAAAGAGATCGTCCGGCGCGAGATAGACGTTCCCATGTTCAGACGGGTCGTTCCAGAAGGCAGCGTGCTCAGAAAGGTTTATCCTGAGTATCGTGAAGGCAGAATCACCTTCGCTCGCCAGCTGGGTACGTACCCCTTCCTGGTGGGCGTCGTTGGAAAGATAGAGAATCCAGTGGACGTGGTCATCGTGGACCACGGCCCGAGGTCTCTCACGGCACTGAAGTACCCTGTGAATCTGAACACGGCGAGTCACGATGAACTCAAGCATCTGCCCGGGATCGGTGAGAAGAGGGCGAGCAGGATAATCCTTTCCCGTCCGATCCGAAGTTACGAGCATCTCAAAGAGATCCTGGAAGATGAACTAATCTTCGAGAGACTCCGGCGGATCGGTGTCGTGTTATGA
- the hisS gene encoding histidine--tRNA ligase, producing MKYERIKGTQDVFGEEVNYWYFIEENARMVANLYGYEEIRTPIIEPTELFVRSVGEETDIVQKEMYTFTDKGGRSITLRPEGTAPTVRAFIENSLINEGLPQRFFYIGPMFRYERPQAGRLRQFHQFGVELIGSAHPSADVEVLLVAKHFLDRIGVRDYVVHLNSIGCPRCRPTYRQKLKEYYESHFDQLCDDCKRRLNTNVLRLLDCKIDAALAEGAPKSFEFLCDDCRAHYEELKQRLIDLKFEFVEDGTLVRGLDYYTRTVFEVRHRELGAQNTILAGGRYDGLFEELGGQSTPALGFASGIERLILTLKNQGVQVARKEKCSVYIATLGLKASIEGFRIAEELRKKGVSVVTDVNDRKLNAQLKHANKLGAKLAVILGEDELARSIAHVKLLENFTQVEVSLDVVVEYVIELLRSRT from the coding sequence TTGAAATACGAAAGGATCAAAGGCACACAGGATGTGTTCGGCGAAGAGGTGAACTACTGGTACTTCATCGAGGAGAACGCTCGCATGGTTGCGAACCTTTATGGGTACGAGGAGATAAGGACCCCCATAATAGAGCCCACCGAACTCTTCGTGAGGAGCGTCGGAGAAGAAACAGACATCGTTCAGAAGGAGATGTACACGTTCACGGACAAGGGTGGTCGAAGCATCACGCTCAGACCCGAAGGCACGGCACCCACGGTTCGTGCGTTCATAGAGAATTCTCTGATCAACGAGGGACTGCCCCAGAGATTCTTCTACATAGGCCCGATGTTCCGTTACGAGAGACCCCAGGCGGGGCGCTTGAGACAGTTCCACCAGTTCGGTGTTGAACTCATCGGTTCAGCGCATCCGTCTGCAGATGTAGAAGTTCTGCTTGTTGCAAAACACTTCCTTGACAGGATTGGCGTTCGTGACTATGTGGTGCATTTGAATTCGATCGGCTGTCCCAGGTGCAGACCCACGTACAGACAGAAGCTGAAAGAGTACTACGAGTCGCATTTCGACCAGCTTTGTGACGATTGCAAACGTCGCCTGAACACGAACGTGCTCAGGCTGCTCGACTGCAAGATCGATGCAGCTCTTGCCGAGGGAGCACCGAAATCGTTCGAGTTCCTCTGTGATGATTGTCGCGCGCACTACGAGGAGTTGAAACAGAGGCTCATCGATCTGAAGTTCGAATTCGTCGAGGATGGAACGCTCGTCAGGGGGTTGGACTATTACACGAGGACCGTCTTTGAAGTGAGGCACAGAGAACTCGGTGCCCAGAACACGATCCTGGCTGGGGGAAGGTACGACGGCCTGTTCGAAGAACTCGGGGGACAATCCACACCTGCGCTCGGTTTTGCCAGTGGTATAGAGAGGCTCATCCTCACGTTGAAGAACCAGGGTGTACAGGTTGCTCGGAAGGAAAAGTGCTCTGTGTACATCGCAACCTTGGGATTGAAAGCTTCGATCGAGGGGTTCAGGATCGCCGAAGAGCTGAGGAAAAAGGGTGTGTCGGTCGTCACGGATGTCAACGATAGAAAGCTCAACGCCCAGTTGAAGCACGCGAACAAACTGGGTGCCAAACTGGCTGTGATTCTCGGTGAAGACGAGCTGGCAAGATCGATCGCCCACGTGAAACTGCTCGAGAACTTCACTCAGGTGGAAGTCAGCCTCGATGTGGTGGTTGAATACGTGATCGAGTTGCTTCGTTCCCGCACCTGA
- the glyA gene encoding serine hydroxymethyltransferase, whose translation MWEHVRLVDPEIYEVIVNELKRQEYGLELIASENFVSPAVMEAMGSVLTNKYAEGYPGKRYYGGCEWVDKAEELARERAKQLFKVKYANVQPHSGSQANMAAYLAVAEPGDVLMGMSLSHGGHLTHGANVNFSGKFFRVVQYGVDPKTEMIDYDAVRKLALEYKPKIIVAGGSAYSRIIDFKKFREIADEVGAYLIVDMAHFAGLVAAGLYPNPAEYAHIVTSTTHKTLRGPRGGLILTNDAELYKQINKWVFPGTQGGPLMHVIAAKAVCFKEALSPGFVEYQKQIVANAKALAEELSRLGLRIVSNGTDTHLMLVDLTPLNVTGKAAEKALESCGITVNKNTIPNETRPPFVASGIRIGTPAVTTRGMKEAEMKQIARLIYRVLSSITDEEGTIPDAVQTEVQMQVKQLCEKFPLYINKISF comes from the coding sequence ATGTGGGAACACGTTAGGCTCGTCGATCCTGAAATATACGAAGTGATCGTGAACGAATTGAAGAGACAGGAATACGGCTTGGAATTGATCGCGTCCGAAAACTTCGTCTCACCGGCCGTGATGGAAGCCATGGGCAGCGTGCTCACGAACAAGTACGCGGAAGGTTACCCTGGAAAGCGCTATTACGGAGGCTGCGAATGGGTCGACAAAGCAGAAGAGCTCGCCAGAGAGAGGGCCAAACAGCTGTTCAAAGTCAAGTACGCCAACGTTCAACCTCACTCTGGCTCTCAGGCGAACATGGCCGCTTACCTCGCCGTGGCAGAACCCGGAGACGTGCTGATGGGCATGAGCCTGTCACACGGAGGGCATTTGACGCACGGTGCGAACGTCAACTTTTCCGGGAAATTCTTCAGGGTGGTTCAGTACGGAGTGGATCCCAAAACAGAAATGATAGACTACGATGCGGTCAGGAAACTCGCGCTCGAGTACAAGCCAAAGATCATCGTGGCCGGCGGAAGCGCGTATTCGCGGATCATAGATTTCAAGAAGTTCCGTGAGATCGCGGACGAGGTGGGGGCTTACCTGATAGTCGACATGGCACACTTCGCAGGTCTAGTGGCGGCAGGATTGTACCCAAATCCTGCAGAATACGCACACATCGTGACTTCCACCACGCACAAAACACTCAGAGGTCCGAGGGGAGGGCTGATACTGACGAACGACGCAGAGCTTTACAAGCAGATCAACAAGTGGGTCTTTCCCGGAACTCAGGGCGGGCCTCTCATGCACGTGATCGCGGCGAAGGCCGTGTGTTTCAAAGAAGCGCTCAGTCCCGGGTTCGTGGAATACCAGAAACAGATCGTGGCGAACGCAAAAGCGCTCGCTGAGGAGTTGTCAAGACTCGGTTTGAGGATCGTTTCAAACGGTACGGATACACACCTCATGCTGGTCGATCTGACTCCACTGAACGTGACGGGAAAGGCCGCAGAAAAGGCTCTTGAAAGCTGTGGAATAACTGTGAACAAGAACACCATTCCAAACGAAACGCGCCCACCCTTCGTGGCAAGCGGTATACGCATCGGCACACCGGCAGTCACCACGAGGGGGATGAAAGAAGCCGAGATGAAACAGATAGCACGCCTCATATACAGGGTCCTTTCGAGCATAACGGACGAGGAAGGCACGATACCGGATGCGGTTCAGACCGAGGTCCAGATGCAGGTCAAACAGCTCTGCGAAAAGTTTCCTCTTTACATCAACAAGATAAGCTTCTGA